In Nitrospira sp., the following are encoded in one genomic region:
- a CDS encoding YbhB/YbcL family Raf kinase inhibitor-like protein, which translates to MRSLVWSLMILAALTFPGVTVAAEFTLTSPTIKDHSTIGNDHVFNGFGCTGQNVSPLLQWEHAPKDTKSFALTVYDPDAPTGSGWWHWVIFNMAPTVTSLPAGAGKLDSSSAPQGSIQSMTDFGQPGYGGPCPPQGDKPHRYIFTLYALKVDQLPLKLEASGAMVGYYLKQNALAKASFTAMYGR; encoded by the coding sequence ATGCGATCTCTGGTCTGGAGTCTGATGATTCTGGCTGCACTGACTTTTCCCGGTGTGACCGTTGCCGCGGAGTTTACCCTGACGAGTCCGACGATCAAGGATCACAGTACGATCGGCAATGACCATGTGTTCAACGGGTTTGGCTGCACGGGGCAGAATGTCTCCCCGCTTCTGCAGTGGGAGCATGCCCCGAAGGACACCAAGAGCTTTGCGTTGACCGTGTACGATCCTGACGCACCGACCGGCAGCGGCTGGTGGCATTGGGTCATTTTCAACATGGCCCCCACGGTGACCTCGCTGCCGGCAGGGGCAGGCAAGTTGGACAGCTCGTCGGCACCTCAGGGCAGCATTCAAAGCATGACGGATTTCGGCCAGCCCGGGTATGGCGGTCCGTGCCCGCCACAGGGCGATAAGCCGCATCGCTATATCTTCACGCTCTACGCGTTGAAAGTGGATCAGCTTCCGCTCAAGCTGGAGGCTTCGGGGGCGATGGTCGGCTATTATCTGAAGCAAAATGCCCTGGCAAAAGCCTCATTCACGGCCATGTACGGTCGGTAA
- a CDS encoding metallopeptidase TldD-related protein, protein MNTLPQQPNGYAQLAADVLARAKQCGATEADIVVADGETFSVQVRVGVVDRLSKAREKRLGLRVFVGKRSATTSTSDFSIDSLHRLVDETCTLAKAVVPDEVSGLPEESQMATDWPDLDLYDSTKLGTDQQIDLAKRAESAALSADPRMTNSEGGEFDSSSGRVVLANSHGFVGEYRSSSFSISVSPIATDAATGGMQRDAWYEVQRKFSLMASPESIGQEAARRTLRRLGGRKVSTKRVPVIFDQDAAGSLLGNLCSAISGYSLYKRASFLLDQLGNRIASEHLTIYDDGRMAGGLGSRPFDGEGLATRKNTIVERGVLKSYLLDSYSGKKLGLPSTGNASRSVGESPSVGPTNFYLVPGTKTLQEMIGSVKEGLYVTELIGFGINMVTGDYSRGACGFWIENGELAYPVEEITIAGNLKQMFTDIETVGSDLVFRSRIASPSLKLGELMVAGN, encoded by the coding sequence ATGAATACCTTGCCGCAACAGCCCAACGGGTATGCGCAATTGGCCGCGGATGTGCTCGCCCGGGCCAAACAGTGCGGCGCGACGGAGGCCGATATCGTGGTTGCCGACGGAGAAACATTTTCCGTCCAGGTGCGTGTCGGCGTGGTGGATCGCTTGAGCAAGGCTCGCGAGAAGCGGTTGGGGTTGCGGGTGTTTGTCGGGAAGCGGTCCGCAACGACCTCGACCTCGGATTTTTCGATCGACTCACTGCATCGCCTGGTCGATGAGACCTGCACGCTGGCAAAGGCGGTGGTGCCGGATGAGGTGTCGGGGTTGCCAGAGGAATCGCAGATGGCGACCGACTGGCCGGATCTGGACCTCTATGACAGCACCAAGCTTGGGACCGATCAGCAGATCGATTTGGCGAAGCGGGCGGAGTCTGCGGCATTGTCGGCGGACCCGCGCATGACGAATTCGGAGGGGGGCGAGTTTGACTCGTCGTCCGGCCGAGTCGTATTGGCCAACAGCCATGGATTTGTCGGTGAGTACCGCAGCTCGAGCTTTTCTATTTCGGTCTCTCCCATCGCCACGGATGCCGCAACCGGCGGAATGCAACGGGATGCATGGTATGAAGTGCAGCGCAAGTTCAGCCTGATGGCATCCCCCGAGTCGATCGGCCAGGAAGCCGCGCGACGGACGTTACGCCGCCTTGGCGGTCGCAAGGTGTCCACGAAGCGGGTGCCGGTGATTTTCGATCAGGATGCCGCCGGAAGCCTCCTCGGTAATCTTTGTAGCGCAATTTCAGGTTATTCGCTCTACAAACGAGCCTCATTCCTCCTCGATCAACTCGGCAATCGGATCGCGTCGGAGCATCTGACGATCTACGATGACGGCCGTATGGCAGGCGGGTTGGGCTCCCGCCCATTTGACGGCGAAGGGTTGGCCACACGCAAGAACACGATCGTCGAACGGGGGGTTCTGAAGAGTTATCTGCTTGATTCCTATTCCGGCAAAAAGTTGGGCCTGCCGTCGACCGGGAATGCCTCGCGGAGTGTGGGGGAGAGTCCATCGGTCGGACCGACGAATTTCTATCTGGTTCCCGGTACGAAGACACTGCAGGAGATGATCGGGTCGGTTAAGGAGGGGCTGTACGTGACTGAGCTGATCGGATTCGGGATCAACATGGTGACCGGGGACTATTCCCGCGGGGCCTGCGGATTTTGGATCGAGAACGGAGAGCTCGCGTATCCCGTCGAAGAGATTACGATCGCCGGCAATTTGAAACAGATGTTCACCGACATTGAAACGGTCGGAAGCGACCTGGTGTTTCGTAGCCGGATTGCAAGCCCGAGCCTGAAGTTGGGCGAGTTGATGGTGGCGGGGAATTAG
- a CDS encoding uracil-DNA glycosylase, producing MTTTPLQDLAKSLHNCQRCKLAKLGRSQVVFGVGNPHASIMFVGEAPGANEDLKGEPFVGAAGRILNDLLQSANLSRDDIYIANVIKCRPPENRDPELDEVEICKPFLLQQIQLIRPKLVCTLGNWATQTLLERKVGITKVKAQAFYMKDFVLFPLLHPAAALHQGGLLDTLKADFKKLKEFLDRNTKPAEPTSPASPTALTLQIDPPHPTQMDLF from the coding sequence ATGACCACCACCCCGCTCCAGGATCTCGCCAAGTCTCTCCACAACTGCCAGCGCTGCAAACTGGCCAAGCTGGGCCGCAGCCAGGTCGTCTTCGGCGTGGGAAACCCGCATGCCAGCATCATGTTCGTGGGGGAAGCCCCGGGGGCCAATGAGGATTTGAAGGGCGAGCCGTTTGTCGGCGCGGCGGGGAGAATTCTCAACGACCTCCTGCAGTCGGCCAATCTCTCACGCGATGATATTTACATTGCCAATGTCATCAAGTGCCGGCCGCCTGAAAACCGTGACCCCGAACTCGATGAAGTGGAAATCTGCAAGCCGTTTCTCCTGCAGCAAATTCAGCTGATTCGCCCGAAATTGGTCTGCACGTTGGGGAACTGGGCGACGCAAACGCTGCTAGAACGGAAAGTCGGCATCACGAAGGTCAAGGCGCAGGCCTTCTACATGAAAGACTTTGTGCTGTTCCCGTTGCTCCACCCGGCGGCGGCACTGCATCAGGGTGGACTGCTCGACACGTTGAAAGCGGATTTCAAAAAGCTGAAGGAGTTTCTCGACCGGAACACGAAACCGGCCGAGCCCACATCCCCCGCGTCACCGACAGCGCTGACTCTACAGATCGATCCGCCGCACCCGACACAAATGGATCTCTTCTAG